The following is a genomic window from Amycolatopsis sp. BJA-103.
CCCGGCAGTTGCTGCGGGCTTCTTGACCGGCGGTCAATACACCAGTCCGGCCCGATTCGGAAGATCGGGACCGATTGCCACTCGAAGGTGTATGCATTCGTGTACATCGTGGCCGGAAATGTGTTAACTATGACGGGGTCCTCCGGCTCTCCCTCCCCCTCGGAGCCGGGGGGCCCCTTCATGTCGTAGTGCTTCCCTCGTGGGTGCCCAGCGCGTCCCACGCCCCATCTCCATCCGCGTAGTCACTCGCGGGAAGAGCTCCCAGTGGGCCGAGTACGTCGTCGCCCGCTCCGGCCGCCGCGGCGGCCCGCAAGAGCTCGTCACGTCCGCACGGGTAGTCCACCTCGGTCAGATACGGGCGAGGATCCGTTCCGGCCATCGATTTTCCTCCTTCGTCTCGTCCCGAGTGGATACCCGGCGGGCCGAGAACGAAAACAGACCGGGCACCCGGCGTGAGGGGAACGCCGGGTGCCCGGTCTGTCTCAACGCTGGTACCGGGGGCTCGGTATCAGCTGTGGTCCGGTGCTCAGAACCAGTGGGCGCGACCGCCGATGGCCTTCCCGGTGTTCCCGAGAACGGCCAGGATGATGCCGATGACCGCGAGCGCGATCCCGATCGAGTACAGAACGGGGATGCTGGCGATGACACCGATGACAATCAGGATGACGCCGAGAATGATCACGGGGGCACCTTCTCCTTCGTAGTCGCCCGGCCAAGGTGACGCCGGGGTGTGGCTACATAAGGGATTCCCGGTTCACGCCACGGGAAACAGGTCCATCCGGCCGTAGTTTTCACGCATTCGGCCTAGTGCTCCGGTGCGGTGCGTCAGGTGTCACAGAAGGGGTTGCCGGCAGACGGCGGTTCGCGATCGGCGCCGGGCCTCGTGAGTGGTAGGTGCGGTTCTGGTGGACCCGTTTTGCCTGCCTGCCGGCTGGGTGAGTGGGGAGGATCCGGGACGTTGAACGTCCCGAATCCTCCACGCTCGACCGTGTCGTCGCGGACACCACCTTCGCCCTGGTCGCGAGTAGGCAAGCGGTAACGACGGTTAGAACCGTCCTTACCACTCACGAGCCGTACCGGACCTCAGTAGCGGTAGTGGTCCAGCTTGTACGGACCCTCGACGTCCACGCCGATGTACTCGGCCTGGCGCTTGGTCAGCTTCGTCAGCCGGACGCCCAGCGCGTCGAGGTGCAGGCGGGCCACCTTCTCGTCGAGGTGCTTCGGCAGCACGTGGACGTCGGTGGCGTACTGGCCCTGCTTCGTGAACAGCTCGATCTGCGCGATCGTCTGGTTGGTGAAGGAGTTCGACATCACGAAGCTCGGGTGGCCGGTGGCGTTCCCGAGGTTCATCAGCCTGCCTTCGGACAGCACGAGGATGGAGTGCTGCTCGCGGTCGGCCGTCGCGGGGAAGACCCACTCGTGCACCTGCGGCTTGATCTCGATCTTCTCGATGCCCGGGATCTTCGCGAGCCCGGCCATGTCGATCTCGTTGTCGAAGTGGCCGACGTTCGCGACGATCGCGTTGTGCTTCATCTTGGCCATCTGGTCGGCCATGATGATGTCGAAGTTGCCGGTGGTGGTGATGAAGATGTCGCCGCGCTCGACGACGTCGTCGAGCTCCACGACGTCGAGGCCCTCCATCGCCGCCTGCAGCGCGCAGATCGGGTCGATCTCGGTGACGACCACTCGGGCGCCCTGGCCCCGCAGTGATTCCACCGCGCCCTTGCCGACGTCGCCGTAGCCGCAGATGACGGCGACCTTGCCCGCGATCATCACGTCGGTGCCGCGGTTGAGACCGTCGATGAGCGAGTGACGGATGCCGTACTTGTTGTCGAACTTCGACTTCGTCACCGAGTCGTTGACGTTCATCGCCGGGAACAGCAGCTCGCCGTCCTTAGCGAGCTTGTAGAGCCGCTTGACGCCGTTGGTGGTCTCCTCGGTGACGCCGCGGACCTCCTTGGCGATGCGGGTGAACCGGCCCGCGTCGCGCGCGATGCTTTCGGTCAGCGTGCGCAGGACGAGGGTGTACTCCTCGGGGTCTTCCTCGGTCGCCTGCGGGACGGCGCCGGCGGCCTCGAACTCGACACCCTTGTGGATCAGCAGGGTCGCGTCGCCGCCGTCGTCGAGGATCATGTTCGGGAGACGGCCGTCGCCGAAGTCGAAGAGCTGGTCGGTGCACCACCAGTACTCGGCCAGGGTCTCGCCCTTCCACGCGAACACCGCGGAGCCCGAAGGCGCGTCGACGGTTCCGTTCGGGCCGACGACGACGGCCGCGGCGGCCTCGTCCTGCGTGGAGAAGATGTTGCAGGACACCCAGCGCACTTCGGCGCCCAGTGCGACGAGCGTCTCGATCAGCACGGCGGTCTGAACGGTCATGTGCAGCGAGCCCGCGACCCGCGCGCCCTTGAGGGGCTGCGAGTCGGCGTATTCACGGCGCAGCGCCATCAAACCGGGCATCTCGACCTCGGCGAGGCGCAGCTGCTTGCGGCCGGCCCCGGCGAGGGAGAGGTCGGCGACGGCGAATTCGATCCCGTTGACCTTGGACAGGGTGGGGCTCACTGGTTCTCCATTCATCAGGAAGGCAAGGTGAAGCGGTTTCTTCTCGCCGGTGGCGGGGAAGAACGGGGTCAATGCGGGGGTCGTTCAGCGCACGGCCTCGACGACGACGGCCGGAAAAGGGTTTCGACGCAAGAAAGGCCTCCGCAGTGGGAGGCGCCCTTACGTCTGTCGCAGCGGGCCGAGCGTGGCGGAAGAATTCCGTCGCAGCGCCTCTCGGCCCGAAACCAGAATGGCAAAGCGCCGCGAGCGCTGTCAAGGCGATGCGGATCGCGCCGCCGTCGAGGAGAATTCGGCCCGGACGCCCAGCAGGCGAACCGGTCTGCCGAGGTCGAACAGGTCGAGCACGGCCAGCGCCGCCTTCTCGATCTCGGCGGGGTCCGCGGTCGGGGCGGGCAGGGTCACGCTGTGGGTGTGGGTCAGGAACGGCGCGAACCGGACCTTGACCGCGACCCGCGCGGCGGGCCTGCCTTCCTCGGCGACGTCCTGGGAAACGCGTTTCGCCAGCGCGACGACCTCGGCGGCCATGGCCCCGGGATCGGTCAGGTTCTGCTGGAACGTCGTCTCGCGGCTGCGGGATCGCGCCACGTAGGGCGTCGCGGTGACCTCGGCGTCGCCGATTCCCCCGGCGAGGATCCGGTACCACGGGCCGAGTTTCGGGCCGAACCGCGCGGCGAGCCCCGCCGGGTCGGCGCCAGCCAGTTCCAGCACGGTGTGATAGCCGGCCTCGGCGAGTTTCTTCGTGGTCTTGGCGCCGATGCCCCACAGCGCGTCCGTCGGCTTCTCGGCCATGACGTCCCACCAGTTCTCCTGGACGAGCCGGAAGATCCCGGCCGGTTTGGCGAATCCGGTGGCGAGTTTGGCGCGCAGCTTGTTGTCCCCGATTCCGACCGAGCACGACAGCCCGGTCTCCTCGGTCACCACTCGCCGGATGTCGGCGGCGAGCGTTTCGGGGTCGTCGGTGGCGACGCCGAGGAACGCCTCGTCCCAGCCGAGTACCTCGACGACCACCGGGAGTTCCCGCAGCGTCGCCATCACCCGATCGGAGACTTCCTGGTACGCGGGCGCGTCCGTGGCCAGGAAGACCGCGTCGGGGCAGCGTTTCGCGGCCGTCCGCAACGGCATCCCGGACTGGACGCCGAATTCCCGCGCTTCGTACGACGCCGTCGCCACCACGGCCCGTTCGGCCGGATCGCCCGTGCCGCCGACGACCACGGGTTTGCCACGCAGTTCAGGCCGCCGGGCGACCTCGACCGCCGCGATGAACTGGTCGAGGTCGACGTGGAGTACCCACTCCCGGACGGCCATGAGTCGACTCTAAGCCCGTTCGGCGATCTCGTCGCGCATCCGCTGCTCGTTCTCCTGCAGTTCCGGCGTGAAGTTCTCGCCGAAGTCCTCGGCTTCGAGGATCTTGCGGACCTCGAGGATGGTGTCGCCGTGCAGGGGAGTGGGACAGCGCTTCGCCCACTCGATCGCTTCAGCGCGCGACGAGACGTCGAGGATCCAAAAACCGCCGACGAGTTCCTTGGCTTCGGTGAACGGGCCGTCGGTGACCGTGGATCCGGCGGCGTTGACCGTGACCCTCGCGCCCTTCGAACTCTCCTGCAGCCCCTCGCCGCCCACCAGCACCCCGGCGTCGAGCAGGTCCTGGTTGAACTTCGCCATGGCGGTCAAGGCCTCCATCGGCGGCATCTTCCCGGCTTCGGAATCCTCGTCCGCCTTGATGATGATCATGAACCGCATGGTCTTCCTCCCAGTGAACCGGACGTATCGCCCGGACTCTACCGGCGTGCGGGAAGAAGATCAGCCGCGCCCGAACCGGGACAGGTGCACGATCACCGCCGTGGTCACGGTGATCATCCCGAGCAGCAGCACGGCCGGGCTGTTCACCACCATGCCCAGCAACATCAACAGGCCCGCGGTGATGTCGAGACTCAGGAGGACCGTCAGTCGGAGCAGGGGTGGTCGTGCCGGCCTGCCGGAGCGGAGCCGGGCGGCCAGCGCCGGCTCGGTCAGCTCGAACCAACGCTCGATCTTCTCCAGCTCTTGCCGATCGTGATGGCTCAGCATCTCGGTTCTCCTTCGGCGCGCCCCGGCCGGTCGACTACCACGGAATACCCAGGACCGGGACCGGATAAGCATCGAATTTCACCGACTTTTGTATAACGACCTATACGTGTCGGCGAACGGAACATCCTTTGTAGACCGAATGGTTGCGCCATTCGTGGTCACCGCACGCGGAAAGATCGTCAAGGAGAGGAGAGATCGGTAGTTTCTGCGTTTGCGGCCAAGGCGACCGTGGCCGCTTCACCTGGGAGGACGCGAGCAATGACCATACCCACCGAACCGATCGGCAGCATTCCCCGTCCGGGCTATCTCGTC
Proteins encoded in this region:
- a CDS encoding DUF2795 domain-containing protein, with amino-acid sequence MAGTDPRPYLTEVDYPCGRDELLRAAAAAGAGDDVLGPLGALPASDYADGDGAWDALGTHEGSTTT
- a CDS encoding DUF6131 family protein; its protein translation is MIILGVILIVIGVIASIPVLYSIGIALAVIGIILAVLGNTGKAIGGRAHWF
- the ahcY gene encoding adenosylhomocysteinase encodes the protein MSPTLSKVNGIEFAVADLSLAGAGRKQLRLAEVEMPGLMALRREYADSQPLKGARVAGSLHMTVQTAVLIETLVALGAEVRWVSCNIFSTQDEAAAAVVVGPNGTVDAPSGSAVFAWKGETLAEYWWCTDQLFDFGDGRLPNMILDDGGDATLLIHKGVEFEAAGAVPQATEEDPEEYTLVLRTLTESIARDAGRFTRIAKEVRGVTEETTNGVKRLYKLAKDGELLFPAMNVNDSVTKSKFDNKYGIRHSLIDGLNRGTDVMIAGKVAVICGYGDVGKGAVESLRGQGARVVVTEIDPICALQAAMEGLDVVELDDVVERGDIFITTTGNFDIIMADQMAKMKHNAIVANVGHFDNEIDMAGLAKIPGIEKIEIKPQVHEWVFPATADREQHSILVLSEGRLMNLGNATGHPSFVMSNSFTNQTIAQIELFTKQGQYATDVHVLPKHLDEKVARLHLDALGVRLTKLTKRQAEYIGVDVEGPYKLDHYRY
- a CDS encoding DNA polymerase IV, producing MAVREWVLHVDLDQFIAAVEVARRPELRGKPVVVGGTGDPAERAVVATASYEAREFGVQSGMPLRTAAKRCPDAVFLATDAPAYQEVSDRVMATLRELPVVVEVLGWDEAFLGVATDDPETLAADIRRVVTEETGLSCSVGIGDNKLRAKLATGFAKPAGIFRLVQENWWDVMAEKPTDALWGIGAKTTKKLAEAGYHTVLELAGADPAGLAARFGPKLGPWYRILAGGIGDAEVTATPYVARSRSRETTFQQNLTDPGAMAAEVVALAKRVSQDVAEEGRPAARVAVKVRFAPFLTHTHSVTLPAPTADPAEIEKAALAVLDLFDLGRPVRLLGVRAEFSSTAARSASP
- a CDS encoding YciI family protein, yielding MRFMIIIKADEDSEAGKMPPMEALTAMAKFNQDLLDAGVLVGGEGLQESSKGARVTVNAAGSTVTDGPFTEAKELVGGFWILDVSSRAEAIEWAKRCPTPLHGDTILEVRKILEAEDFGENFTPELQENEQRMRDEIAERA
- a CDS encoding DUF3040 domain-containing protein, yielding MLSHHDRQELEKIERWFELTEPALAARLRSGRPARPPLLRLTVLLSLDITAGLLMLLGMVVNSPAVLLLGMITVTTAVIVHLSRFGRG